The Carnobacterium mobile DSM 4848 genome includes a window with the following:
- the ymfI gene encoding elongation factor P 5-aminopentanone reductase has translation MKAALIMGASGDIGKGIAEELAASGWSLYLHYHTDYQSVERQLQTYRAAYPQQDFFGLHLDMTVEAGIPEFIRNIFQLDAIIFSSGFTTFQLLTEVTSETMDKMWAVHVKTPVLLIQKLQSKLAHSPNGRIVFISSIYGETGSSMEVFYSTTKGAQLAFVKAYSKEVASLGITVNAISPGAIETKMNGAFTELELTGLKEEIPVGRMGTISEISFWVHQLLESRSAYLTGQSIIVSGGWLK, from the coding sequence ATGAAAGCAGCATTAATAATGGGAGCAAGCGGTGATATAGGCAAAGGAATTGCTGAAGAATTGGCCGCAAGCGGCTGGTCGTTGTATTTGCATTACCATACGGATTACCAAAGTGTGGAAAGACAATTGCAAACCTACCGTGCTGCTTATCCGCAACAAGATTTTTTTGGGCTGCATTTAGATATGACAGTTGAAGCGGGAATTCCAGAATTTATTAGAAATATTTTTCAATTGGATGCGATTATTTTCTCCAGTGGTTTTACAACTTTCCAATTACTTACAGAAGTGACTTCAGAAACAATGGATAAAATGTGGGCTGTTCACGTAAAAACGCCTGTCTTATTGATTCAAAAGCTTCAATCAAAACTGGCTCACTCTCCTAATGGCCGAATTGTTTTTATCAGCTCGATTTATGGAGAAACGGGAAGTTCTATGGAAGTTTTTTATAGTACGACCAAAGGAGCGCAATTGGCATTTGTTAAAGCCTATAGTAAAGAAGTAGCAAGTCTAGGGATCACAGTTAATGCAATTTCTCCCGGGGCTATCGAGACGAAAATGAATGGAGCATTTACAGAATTAGAATTAACGGGATTAAAAGAAGAAATTCCTGTTGGACGAATGGGGACCATTTCAGAAATCAGTTTTTGGGTGCACCAATTATTAGAATCAAGAAGTGCTTATTTGACTGGTCAATCTATTATTGTGAGCGGCGGCTGGTTAAAATAA
- the pgsA gene encoding CDP-diacylglycerol--glycerol-3-phosphate 3-phosphatidyltransferase — protein MNLPNKLTVIRIIMIPLFVIVALMPLNWGVWHMWGSSIELTQLVAAIIFALASLTDWLDGQIARSRGLVTNFGKFADPLADKMLVMTALIVLVGQGLAPSWVVAIIVCRELAVTGLRLLLVEQGGTVLAAAWPGKIKTMTQMLAIIFLLIDNFPFAGLGIPMANIMLYICLFFTIYSGIDYFVKNSSVFKGSM, from the coding sequence TTGAATTTACCGAATAAACTGACAGTTATACGAATTATTATGATCCCATTATTTGTTATTGTAGCTCTGATGCCATTAAACTGGGGCGTTTGGCACATGTGGGGTTCTTCTATTGAACTTACTCAATTAGTAGCGGCTATTATTTTTGCATTAGCTAGTTTAACCGACTGGTTAGATGGACAAATTGCACGCTCTAGAGGATTGGTGACTAACTTTGGAAAATTTGCTGATCCATTAGCAGATAAAATGTTGGTTATGACCGCTTTGATCGTATTGGTCGGACAAGGACTTGCTCCTTCATGGGTTGTGGCCATTATTGTCTGCCGGGAATTGGCTGTAACAGGATTACGCCTATTATTAGTTGAACAAGGCGGAACGGTATTAGCAGCAGCTTGGCCTGGAAAAATAAAAACCATGACACAGATGCTAGCTATCATTTTTTTGCTGATAGATAATTTCCCGTTTGCTGGATTGGGTATTCCAATGGCTAATATAATGTTATACATTTGTTTATTTTTTACTATTTATTCAGGAATTGATTATTTCGTTAAAAACAGCAGTGTTTTTAAAGGGTCAATGTAA
- a CDS encoding competence/damage-inducible protein A, with the protein MDAEIIAVGTELLLGQIVNTNAAFLSQELATLGINVYHHVVVGDNAKRLKETIEYAEQRSDLIILIGGLGPTKDDLTKQVLAEHLGKDLVVDPATMKNIIDFYERSKRPMTQNNQLQALVIEGSTVLKNANGLAAGMFFKQNEQFYLLFPGPPHELKKMFRQEAEPLLLAYTNQENALVSRVLRFFGIGESQLAAQLDDLIVNQINPTVASYAGKYEVSIRLTASGGTEKECRSLLDNMEAEIKKRVGSFLYGYGDDTRLVEVVSRLLIEKKLTLTAAESLTGGAFQSMLASVAGASDYFEGGLVTYSNRIKKETLGISQEVIDTYGVVSCQCAIEMARGVKEKFGTDIGISFTGVAGPSKLEGQQPGTVWIGLAPKDRAPYATCFHFGKDRNNNRERAVLSGLDLIRRELIEIPVEGEKSKNG; encoded by the coding sequence ATGGACGCTGAAATTATAGCAGTTGGAACAGAACTATTACTGGGACAAATAGTCAATACAAATGCAGCTTTTCTATCACAAGAACTGGCGACTCTAGGAATCAATGTTTACCATCACGTTGTAGTAGGAGATAATGCCAAAAGATTAAAAGAAACGATAGAGTATGCAGAACAAAGAAGCGATTTAATTATTTTAATAGGTGGGTTAGGCCCAACTAAAGATGATTTAACTAAGCAGGTCTTGGCAGAACACTTAGGAAAGGACTTAGTAGTAGATCCTGCAACTATGAAGAACATTATTGATTTCTACGAGCGTTCGAAAAGGCCAATGACACAAAACAATCAATTGCAGGCACTGGTTATCGAAGGCTCAACTGTTTTAAAAAATGCGAATGGATTAGCGGCGGGAATGTTTTTTAAACAAAACGAACAGTTTTATTTGCTGTTTCCCGGACCGCCTCATGAGTTAAAAAAGATGTTTAGGCAAGAAGCCGAGCCTTTATTATTGGCTTATACAAACCAAGAAAATGCACTTGTTTCAAGAGTGCTGCGTTTTTTTGGAATTGGAGAATCACAGTTAGCTGCTCAATTAGATGATTTAATCGTAAACCAAATAAATCCAACAGTAGCTTCTTATGCTGGTAAGTATGAAGTGAGCATACGTTTAACGGCTAGTGGAGGTACTGAGAAAGAGTGCCGCTCTCTTTTGGATAATATGGAGGCCGAAATCAAAAAACGTGTTGGAAGCTTTTTATATGGCTATGGCGATGATACGCGTTTAGTTGAAGTGGTAAGTCGTTTATTAATAGAGAAAAAATTGACGCTAACCGCTGCCGAAAGTTTAACAGGTGGAGCTTTCCAAAGTATGTTGGCCTCAGTAGCAGGAGCATCTGATTATTTTGAAGGTGGTTTAGTGACATACAGCAACCGGATAAAAAAAGAAACTCTCGGTATCTCGCAAGAAGTCATTGACACATATGGAGTAGTTAGCTGCCAGTGCGCTATTGAGATGGCACGAGGGGTTAAAGAAAAATTTGGAACAGATATAGGCATTTCATTCACGGGTGTAGCTGGTCCATCAAAACTAGAAGGTCAACAACCAGGAACTGTCTGGATCGGCTTGGCACCTAAAGATAGGGCTCCGTATGCCACCTGTTTTCATTTTGGGAAAGACCGAAACAACAATCGGGAAAGAGCTGTTTTATCCGGTTTAGATTTAATCCGACGTGAACTAATAGAGATACCTGTTGAAGGAGAAAAATCAAAAAACGGGTAA
- the rny gene encoding ribonuclease Y, whose protein sequence is MNFNSIAFAIVTLIVGLFVGYAIRKSKHEKELAGARNTATGILDEAQREAETMKKEAMLEARDENYKYRTEIEAELKERRNEILRQENRLVQREDNIDRKNDVLEKRERTLEAKEEKLGSRQQLLDDLEKKARNLVEQQEAELEHVAALSREDAKSIIIHETEEELSHELAVMVKHSEEKAKEEGERRARNLIALAIQRSAADQVSESTVSVVALPNDEMKGRIIGREGRNIRALETLTGIDLIIDDTPEAVILSGFDPIRREIARMTLEKLIQDGRIHPARIEEMVEKSRKEMDERIREIGEQATFEVGVHSIHPDIIKILGRLRFRTSYGQNVLQHSIEVAKLAGVLAAELGEDVVLAKRAGLLHDIGKALDHEVEGSHVEIGAEIAMRYKENATVINAIASHHGDIEATSVISVLVAAADALSAARPGARSESLENYIHRLEKLESISNSFEGVEQSYAIQAGREIRIMVKPDKVDDLEAVTLARDVRNLIENELDYPGHIKVTVIRETRAIEYAK, encoded by the coding sequence ATGAATTTTAACAGTATAGCCTTCGCTATCGTTACTTTAATTGTCGGTCTTTTTGTAGGATATGCCATCCGCAAATCAAAACATGAAAAAGAATTGGCTGGTGCTAGAAACACTGCAACTGGAATATTGGATGAAGCGCAAAGAGAAGCAGAAACCATGAAAAAGGAAGCGATGTTAGAAGCGAGGGATGAAAACTACAAATATAGAACTGAAATTGAAGCTGAGCTGAAAGAAAGAAGAAATGAGATTCTAAGACAAGAAAACCGGTTAGTACAGCGAGAAGATAATATTGACCGTAAAAATGACGTCTTAGAAAAACGTGAGCGGACACTTGAAGCAAAAGAAGAAAAATTAGGTTCAAGACAGCAATTATTGGACGATTTAGAGAAGAAAGCAAGAAATCTAGTTGAACAACAAGAAGCAGAATTAGAACATGTAGCTGCACTTTCACGTGAAGACGCGAAAAGTATTATTATCCACGAAACAGAAGAAGAGCTTTCACATGAGCTTGCTGTAATGGTTAAACATTCAGAAGAAAAAGCTAAAGAAGAAGGTGAGCGCCGTGCGCGGAATTTAATTGCTTTAGCAATTCAAAGAAGTGCAGCAGATCAAGTCTCTGAATCAACTGTATCTGTAGTAGCTTTACCGAATGATGAAATGAAAGGCCGGATCATTGGAAGAGAAGGCCGCAATATTCGTGCTTTAGAAACACTGACCGGAATTGATCTGATTATTGATGATACACCGGAAGCTGTGATTTTAAGTGGGTTTGATCCTATCCGTCGTGAAATTGCTCGGATGACACTTGAAAAATTGATTCAAGATGGGCGAATTCATCCTGCTCGTATTGAAGAAATGGTTGAAAAATCACGTAAAGAAATGGACGAACGAATACGCGAAATAGGTGAACAAGCAACCTTTGAAGTAGGAGTCCATTCGATTCACCCAGATATCATTAAAATTTTGGGACGGTTGCGTTTCAGAACAAGTTATGGTCAAAATGTGTTGCAACATTCAATAGAAGTTGCAAAATTAGCTGGAGTACTGGCTGCTGAATTAGGCGAAGATGTTGTATTAGCTAAACGAGCAGGACTGCTGCATGATATTGGTAAAGCTTTAGACCACGAAGTAGAAGGCTCTCATGTAGAAATTGGCGCAGAAATCGCTATGCGTTATAAAGAAAATGCGACCGTTATAAATGCAATTGCCTCTCATCATGGAGACATAGAAGCTACATCAGTCATATCTGTTTTAGTAGCAGCTGCTGATGCCTTGTCTGCTGCAAGACCAGGGGCAAGAAGTGAATCACTTGAAAATTATATTCATCGTCTTGAAAAATTAGAAAGCATCTCCAACAGTTTTGAAGGTGTGGAACAAAGTTATGCTATCCAAGCGGGACGCGAAATCAGAATTATGGTTAAACCGGATAAAGTAGATGATTTAGAAGCGGTCACTTTAGCACGAGATGTGCGTAATTTAATTGAAAATGAATTAGATTATCCAGGCCATATTAAAGTAACGGTTATTCGTGAAACACGTGCAATTGAATACGCAAAATAA
- the mutS gene encoding DNA mismatch repair protein MutS: MTQKIQPTPMMVQYLGIKEQYPDAFLFYRLGDFYELFNEDAIKASQLLEVTLTSRNRNAENPIPMCGVPYHAARGYIDILIEKGYKVAICEQVEDPKTAKGMVKREVVQLITPGTAIESKNIDAKSNNYLAALSITGEQRFNLAYADLSTGELKAAQLSSVEEVINELSSLKTKEVVFEEAKHLELQSDLQTKLGVMVSTQKAGEEIAEFAYLSSDVENMEILSALKILLLYLTMTQKRSLAHLQKAEVYTPANYLKMDHYSKHNLELVSSIRSGQKKGTLLWLLDETKTAMGGRLLKQWIDRPLIQEARIKARQDVVESLINHFFERIDLNEALTQVYDLERLAGRVAFGNVNGRDLIQLKTSLSQIPVLKDRIALMNKGEWDELLSHLDTVPEVVDLIEQAVDENTPLSLKEGNVIKDGFDRQLDQYRDAMRNGKRWITQLEAQEREKTGIKTLKIGYNRVFGYYIEITKSNLANLPEGLYERKQTLANAERFITPELKEKETLILEAEEKSLALEYSLFTEVRETVKHYIERVQLLAKTVATIDVLQSFATVSEKHHYVRPELAYGSQELTLIDGRHPVVEKVLGQQTYVPNSVEMDEKTEIMLITGPNMSGKSTYMRQLALTVIMAQMGCFVPAESAKLPIFDQIFTRIGAADDLISGQSTFMVEMMEANQALRHATPHSLILFDEIGRGTATFDGMALAEAIIEYIHDHVHAKTLFSTHYHELTVLDEELTGLVNTHVGAIEENGELIFLHKMLPGPADKSYGIHVAKLAGLPDDLLSRAAVILDRLEQKEEIVLETTVQTEEFQTNKKRTTEKETAVAEEAAGQLSLFGMADENESSILKALNELNLLTMSPLEALNVLHELQQQLK; encoded by the coding sequence ATGACGCAAAAAATTCAACCTACCCCAATGATGGTGCAATACTTAGGAATTAAAGAACAATATCCAGACGCTTTTTTATTTTACCGTTTGGGTGATTTTTATGAGTTGTTCAATGAGGATGCAATTAAAGCTTCACAATTATTAGAAGTTACATTGACCAGCCGGAATCGGAATGCAGAAAATCCGATCCCGATGTGCGGTGTTCCTTATCACGCAGCAAGAGGCTATATCGATATTTTGATTGAAAAAGGCTACAAAGTCGCAATATGCGAACAAGTAGAAGATCCGAAGACCGCTAAGGGGATGGTCAAGCGAGAAGTTGTTCAATTGATTACACCTGGGACAGCGATAGAGTCTAAAAATATTGATGCAAAATCCAATAACTATTTAGCTGCTCTTTCTATAACTGGCGAGCAGCGCTTTAATTTAGCTTATGCGGATTTAAGTACTGGAGAATTAAAAGCTGCTCAATTATCTTCGGTAGAAGAGGTCATCAATGAACTGAGTAGTTTAAAAACAAAAGAAGTCGTTTTCGAAGAAGCGAAACACCTTGAATTACAATCAGATCTGCAAACAAAACTGGGGGTTATGGTTTCTACCCAAAAAGCTGGAGAAGAAATTGCTGAATTTGCTTATTTATCTAGTGATGTAGAAAATATGGAGATTCTTTCAGCTTTAAAAATTCTATTGTTGTACTTAACCATGACGCAAAAAAGAAGTTTAGCCCATTTACAAAAAGCTGAAGTTTATACTCCTGCTAATTATTTAAAAATGGATCATTATTCTAAACACAATTTAGAATTAGTGTCTTCTATTCGATCAGGACAAAAAAAAGGCACCTTGCTTTGGTTGTTGGATGAAACCAAAACAGCAATGGGCGGCCGCTTATTGAAACAGTGGATTGATCGTCCTTTAATCCAAGAAGCAAGGATCAAAGCACGCCAAGATGTCGTAGAAAGTTTAATCAATCATTTTTTTGAACGAATCGATTTAAACGAAGCACTAACTCAAGTGTATGATTTAGAACGTTTAGCTGGAAGAGTAGCCTTTGGAAATGTAAATGGCCGTGATTTGATTCAATTAAAAACATCCTTATCTCAAATTCCTGTATTGAAAGATAGGATTGCCTTAATGAATAAAGGGGAATGGGATGAACTGTTATCTCATTTAGATACTGTACCAGAAGTTGTAGACTTAATTGAGCAGGCGGTTGATGAAAATACGCCCTTATCATTGAAAGAAGGCAATGTTATCAAAGACGGATTTGATAGACAACTGGATCAGTATCGTGACGCTATGCGTAATGGCAAACGTTGGATTACTCAGTTAGAAGCTCAAGAACGGGAAAAAACAGGAATCAAGACATTAAAAATTGGGTATAATCGTGTATTCGGCTATTATATTGAAATCACGAAATCAAATCTGGCTAATTTGCCAGAAGGTCTGTATGAACGCAAACAAACTCTGGCTAATGCTGAACGTTTTATTACGCCAGAGCTAAAAGAAAAAGAAACGCTTATCTTAGAAGCAGAAGAAAAGTCCTTGGCATTAGAGTACTCTTTATTCACTGAGGTTAGAGAAACCGTTAAGCACTACATTGAACGGGTACAATTGTTAGCCAAAACAGTAGCTACAATTGACGTGCTGCAAAGTTTTGCGACAGTGAGTGAGAAACACCATTATGTGCGCCCAGAATTAGCATACGGCAGTCAAGAACTTACCTTGATAGACGGGCGGCATCCAGTAGTTGAAAAAGTACTGGGACAACAAACTTATGTACCGAATAGCGTTGAAATGGATGAGAAAACAGAAATTATGCTGATTACTGGTCCAAATATGTCTGGTAAAAGCACGTATATGCGCCAATTGGCTTTAACAGTTATTATGGCTCAAATGGGCTGCTTTGTACCGGCCGAGTCCGCCAAATTACCTATTTTCGATCAAATATTCACTCGTATAGGTGCTGCGGATGATTTAATCTCTGGACAAAGTACGTTTATGGTAGAAATGATGGAGGCTAATCAAGCTTTACGACATGCGACTCCTCATAGTTTAATACTATTTGATGAAATTGGCCGTGGAACAGCTACTTTTGATGGCATGGCTTTAGCTGAAGCGATTATTGAATACATTCATGACCATGTCCACGCCAAAACCTTGTTTTCTACTCATTACCATGAATTGACAGTGCTTGATGAAGAATTAACAGGATTAGTTAATACACATGTAGGAGCTATTGAAGAAAACGGAGAATTGATTTTTTTACACAAAATGTTGCCAGGACCAGCTGATAAAAGTTATGGGATCCATGTAGCAAAGTTAGCAGGATTGCCAGATGATTTGCTGTCTAGAGCAGCTGTTATTTTAGATCGCTTGGAACAAAAAGAAGAAATTGTTTTAGAAACAACAGTTCAAACAGAAGAGTTTCAAACCAATAAAAAAAGAACGACAGAAAAAGAAACGGCTGTTGCAGAAGAAGCGGCAGGACAGTTATCTTTATTTGGAATGGCAGATGAAAATGAATCTTCCATCCTAAAGGCATTGAATGAATTAAATCTACTGACTATGAGTCCTTTAGAGGCTTTAAATGTATTACATGAGCTTCAGCAACAGTTGAAATAA
- the recA gene encoding recombinase RecA, giving the protein MAEDRKQALDLALKKIEKNFGKGSVMKLGEKVDTRISTIPSGSLALDVALGVGGFPRGRIIEVYGPESSGKTTVSLHAVAEVQKQGGIAAFIDAENALDPKYAAALGVDIDELLLSQPDTGEQGLEIADALVSSGAVDIVVIDSVAALVPRAEIEGEMGDSHVGLQARLMSQALRKLSGSISKTKTIALFINQIREKVGVMFGNPEITPGGRALKFYATVRLEVRRAEQIKQGTDIMGNRTKIKVVKNKVAPPFRVAEVDIMYGEGISQVGELVDMGSEKDIIDKSGAWYSYEGERIGQGRENAKKYFIDHPEMRAEIEKKVRAAYGIGEPVEEPKNSEKKKTEEKKTEIPLVEKNK; this is encoded by the coding sequence ATGGCAGAAGATCGTAAACAAGCATTAGATTTAGCGTTGAAAAAAATTGAAAAAAACTTTGGTAAAGGTTCTGTTATGAAATTAGGAGAAAAGGTAGACACTCGTATTTCTACTATTCCAAGTGGTTCTTTAGCATTAGATGTAGCTTTAGGAGTAGGTGGTTTTCCTAGAGGAAGAATCATTGAAGTGTATGGACCAGAAAGCTCAGGTAAAACAACTGTTTCCTTGCATGCTGTAGCAGAAGTTCAAAAACAAGGCGGTATTGCAGCATTTATCGATGCAGAAAATGCGTTGGATCCTAAATACGCAGCTGCTTTAGGAGTGGATATTGACGAACTTCTTTTGTCTCAACCAGATACTGGTGAACAAGGACTAGAAATTGCAGATGCGCTAGTCTCAAGTGGAGCTGTTGATATTGTCGTAATTGATTCAGTAGCAGCTTTAGTACCGCGTGCAGAAATTGAAGGTGAAATGGGAGACAGCCATGTTGGCTTACAAGCCCGTTTAATGTCACAAGCATTGCGCAAATTATCTGGTTCTATCAGTAAAACAAAAACTATTGCTTTGTTTATTAACCAAATTCGTGAAAAAGTGGGTGTAATGTTTGGAAATCCTGAAATTACACCGGGCGGCCGTGCGTTGAAATTTTATGCGACTGTTCGTTTAGAAGTAAGACGGGCTGAACAAATCAAACAAGGTACAGATATTATGGGAAACCGTACAAAAATCAAAGTCGTAAAAAACAAAGTAGCGCCGCCTTTCAGAGTGGCTGAAGTGGATATTATGTACGGCGAAGGAATTTCACAAGTCGGCGAATTAGTAGATATGGGGTCAGAAAAAGACATCATTGATAAGTCGGGTGCCTGGTATTCTTATGAAGGCGAGCGTATTGGTCAAGGACGCGAAAATGCTAAAAAATACTTTATAGATCATCCTGAAATGCGAGCTGAAATCGAGAAAAAAGTTCGGGCAGCTTATGGTATTGGAGAACCAGTGGAAGAGCCGAAAAATTCTGAGAAGAAGAAAACTGAAGAAAAGAAAACAGAAATACCATTGGTTGAAAAAAATAAATAA
- a CDS encoding helix-turn-helix domain-containing protein, with amino-acid sequence MNEIGEKLQEARKAKGYTLDDLQQMTKIQKRYLIAIEEGNYNVMPGKFYARAFIKQYADTVGLNGDQLLEEYTDTVPHTHDEEYVEKVSSSQTRSGNKTGNELLTKVRDYLPTLIILLVVIVIAVAIYFAFIKTNQATTESMITKSTESVVVSSAVSEPEKTSESESKESAASEEKEEKQTVSVVSSTGSQTTYAVEGATTNNVITLNAEGGDSWVSVEADGVMLDQVLLTNGDAMNADIPADTEQVNIVVGNAAVTVVKLNDKKVDYAPEAANAVTQKIEFQFKKTG; translated from the coding sequence ATGAACGAAATTGGCGAAAAATTGCAAGAAGCTAGAAAAGCCAAAGGATATACTTTAGATGATTTACAACAAATGACGAAAATACAAAAACGTTACTTAATAGCTATTGAAGAAGGCAATTACAATGTTATGCCGGGTAAATTTTATGCACGGGCGTTTATTAAACAGTATGCTGATACAGTTGGTTTAAATGGTGACCAATTATTGGAAGAATATACAGATACTGTCCCTCATACACATGATGAAGAGTATGTGGAAAAAGTATCCAGCAGCCAAACGCGTTCTGGAAATAAGACGGGCAACGAATTACTGACAAAAGTTCGGGACTACCTACCGACATTGATTATTTTGCTGGTTGTTATCGTAATCGCTGTAGCAATTTATTTTGCCTTTATCAAAACAAATCAAGCAACAACGGAAAGCATGATCACAAAAAGTACAGAAAGTGTGGTTGTTTCAAGTGCAGTTTCTGAGCCAGAAAAAACAAGTGAATCTGAATCTAAAGAATCTGCTGCTTCTGAAGAAAAAGAAGAGAAGCAGACTGTCTCTGTTGTTTCATCAACAGGCTCGCAAACAACTTATGCTGTTGAAGGAGCAACAACTAACAATGTCATTACTTTGAATGCAGAAGGCGGCGACAGCTGGGTAAGTGTCGAGGCAGATGGAGTTATGCTTGATCAAGTTTTATTAACAAATGGAGATGCAATGAATGCTGATATACCCGCTGATACTGAACAGGTAAATATCGTGGTTGGAAATGCGGCTGTCACTGTAGTGAAATTAAACGATAAAAAAGTAGATTATGCTCCTGAAGCAGCTAATGCTGTGACGCAAAAAATCGAGTTTCAATTTAAAAAGACAGGATAA
- a CDS encoding TIGR00282 family metallophosphoesterase, producing MKLLFIGDVVGSMGREMVHDHLQKLKQKYKPQVTILNGENAAAGRGITEKIYKTFLQDGVDVVTMGNHTWDNREIFEFIGDAKKMIRPANYPEGTPGKGLAFIKVNQLELAVINLHGRTFMSDVDDPFRKADELLEEVSQRTPLVFVDFHAETTSEKQAMGWYLDGRVSAVVGTHTHVQTNDARILPAGTAYLTDAGMTGPYDEILGMKREAVINRFLTQMPTRFEVPKEGRKILSGCFIEIDDATGAAKKIENIVINDDRPFGSSF from the coding sequence ATGAAATTATTATTTATCGGAGATGTCGTTGGATCAATGGGAAGAGAAATGGTCCATGATCATTTGCAAAAATTAAAACAAAAATATAAACCGCAAGTAACGATCTTAAATGGTGAAAATGCAGCAGCTGGGCGCGGCATTACAGAAAAAATTTATAAAACCTTTTTGCAAGATGGAGTCGATGTGGTAACGATGGGAAATCACACATGGGATAATCGTGAAATTTTTGAGTTTATTGGAGACGCTAAAAAAATGATACGACCAGCTAATTATCCGGAAGGTACTCCTGGCAAAGGATTGGCATTTATTAAAGTCAATCAATTGGAGTTGGCGGTTATCAATTTACATGGCCGGACATTTATGTCGGATGTTGACGATCCTTTTAGAAAAGCAGATGAGTTACTTGAAGAGGTCAGTCAACGGACTCCTTTAGTTTTTGTTGATTTCCACGCTGAAACGACGAGTGAAAAACAAGCGATGGGCTGGTATCTTGATGGGCGTGTGTCCGCAGTCGTTGGGACTCATACACATGTACAAACTAATGATGCACGTATATTACCTGCTGGAACAGCTTATTTGACTGATGCTGGTATGACGGGTCCTTATGATGAAATTTTAGGAATGAAACGAGAAGCTGTTATAAATCGCTTCTTGACTCAAATGCCTACACGATTTGAAGTGCCAAAAGAAGGACGGAAAATATTATCCGGCTGTTTCATTGAAATTGATGATGCAACAGGAGCTGCGAAAAAAATCGAGAATATCGTGATTAACGATGACCGCCCTTTTGGGAGCAGCTTTTAA